One region of Deltaproteobacteria bacterium genomic DNA includes:
- a CDS encoding SDR family oxidoreductase: protein MAQDFDGKVIIVTGGARGIGQVYSQELAKAGARVVVSDILDGEPCASGIREDGDEAFFVKADVTSEDSVKELAGAAHDRYGRIDGLVNNAAIFADVRYAPFDEISVAEWDQVMDVNVKGVWLASRAVYPYMKEQGSGKIVNIASGVPFKGIPVYVHYTVSKGAVVALTRVLARGTGKDGICVNAVAPGLTRSESLLAMRGGLVDEDDVPQIQSRAIPRSQYPEDIVGAVMFFLSDAANFITGQTLLVDGGSYMH from the coding sequence ATGGCTCAAGACTTCGACGGCAAGGTCATCATCGTTACCGGCGGCGCCCGCGGCATCGGCCAGGTGTACTCCCAGGAGCTGGCCAAGGCCGGCGCCAGGGTGGTGGTATCGGACATCCTGGACGGCGAGCCCTGCGCCTCCGGGATACGCGAGGACGGCGACGAAGCCTTCTTCGTCAAGGCCGACGTCACCAGCGAGGACAGCGTCAAGGAGCTGGCCGGGGCGGCCCACGACCGCTACGGCCGCATCGACGGGCTGGTGAACAACGCGGCGATATTCGCCGACGTCCGCTACGCGCCGTTCGACGAGATCAGCGTGGCCGAGTGGGACCAGGTGATGGACGTGAACGTCAAGGGCGTGTGGCTGGCGTCGCGGGCGGTGTACCCGTACATGAAGGAGCAGGGCTCCGGCAAGATCGTCAACATCGCCTCCGGCGTGCCCTTCAAGGGCATTCCGGTCTACGTCCACTACACGGTGTCCAAGGGAGCGGTGGTGGCGCTCACACGCGTGCTCGCGCGGGGCACCGGCAAGGACGGCATCTGCGTCAACGCCGTGGCCCCGGGCCTCACCCGCAGCGAGAGCCTGCTGGCGATGCGCGGCGGGCTGGTGGACGAGGACGACGTGCCGCAGATCCAGAGCCGCGCCATCCCCCGGAGCCAATACCCCGAGGACATCGTCGGCGCCGTCATGTTCTTCCTCTCGGACGCCGCCAACTTCATCACCGGACAGACGCTGCTGGTGGACGGCGGCTCCTACATGCACTGA
- a CDS encoding UbiD family decarboxylase, translating to MSQADRLPYRDMRGLVALLEAEGQLRRITKPVEARYLNTLLAQADTALLMENVEGYSMPVVGGLVGSRQRVALGLGCDQRTLGRTFMDALDNPIAAEVVAEGTAQEVVKTGDEIDLTELPIPFQHRKDGGPYLSAGISVSKDDAGRRNAGCYRLMYRTPRETSIDLVSPSDMRFSYEAALKRNEPLPLAVAFGTGTPELIAAAYKAPPGYDEFAVAGALYGRPVPLVKCKTVDLEVPADAELVLEGEISTDGWTIDEGRYGDFTGHQCSIRWNPVFKVKAVTHRRNPILHTILMPWENDWLEAPPLEAAGWRALREASIKTVAVYATPGSACYWHLYASIDKRPGEGKNALMALMSLHALKLVVVTDGDVELTDPMAVERAMAFRVQPDEDVIIVSGARGKHLDPTLKASRLPKGALPTTSKMGIDATIPDDVDPAEYELLEYPFMDEVKLEDYF from the coding sequence ATGAGCCAAGCGGACAGATTGCCGTACCGCGACATGCGCGGCCTGGTGGCGCTGCTGGAAGCCGAGGGACAGCTCCGGCGCATCACCAAGCCGGTGGAAGCCCGCTATCTCAACACACTGCTGGCTCAGGCCGACACCGCGCTCCTCATGGAAAACGTCGAGGGCTACTCCATGCCCGTGGTGGGCGGGCTGGTGGGTTCCCGCCAGCGGGTGGCGCTGGGGCTGGGCTGCGACCAGAGGACCCTCGGGCGCACCTTCATGGACGCCCTGGACAATCCCATCGCGGCCGAGGTGGTGGCCGAGGGCACGGCCCAGGAAGTGGTCAAGACCGGTGACGAGATAGACCTCACCGAGTTGCCGATACCATTCCAGCACCGGAAGGACGGCGGCCCCTACCTTTCGGCGGGCATCTCGGTCTCAAAGGACGACGCCGGACGGCGCAACGCCGGCTGCTACCGGCTCATGTACCGCACGCCGCGGGAGACCAGCATCGACCTGGTGTCGCCGTCGGACATGCGCTTCAGCTACGAGGCCGCCCTCAAGCGCAACGAGCCGCTGCCCCTGGCCGTCGCCTTCGGCACCGGCACTCCGGAGCTCATCGCCGCCGCCTACAAGGCTCCGCCGGGCTACGACGAGTTCGCCGTGGCGGGCGCGCTGTACGGGCGGCCGGTTCCCCTGGTCAAGTGCAAGACCGTGGACCTGGAGGTGCCCGCCGACGCCGAGCTCGTCCTGGAAGGGGAGATCTCAACCGATGGCTGGACCATCGACGAGGGGCGCTACGGCGACTTCACCGGACACCAGTGCTCGATCCGCTGGAACCCGGTGTTCAAGGTGAAGGCGGTGACCCACCGCAGGAACCCGATCCTCCACACCATCCTGATGCCGTGGGAGAACGACTGGCTGGAGGCGCCGCCGCTGGAGGCCGCGGGATGGCGCGCGCTGCGCGAGGCCAGCATCAAGACCGTGGCGGTCTACGCCACCCCCGGAAGCGCCTGTTACTGGCACCTCTACGCTTCCATCGACAAGCGCCCGGGCGAAGGCAAGAACGCCCTGATGGCGCTGATGTCGCTGCACGCCCTCAAGCTCGTGGTGGTCACCGACGGCGACGTCGAGCTCACCGACCCCATGGCGGTGGAGCGCGCCATGGCCTTCCGGGTCCAGCCCGACGAGGACGTCATCATCGTCTCCGGCGCCCGCGGCAAGCACCTCGACCCCACCCTCAAAGCCTCCCGGCTGCCCAAGGGCGCCCTCCCCACCACCTCCAAGATGGGCATCGACGCCACCATCCCCGACGACGTCGACCCGGCGGAGTACGAGCTGCTGGAGTATCCCTTCATGGACGAGGTCAAGCTGGAAGACTACTTCTAA
- a CDS encoding ComF family protein — protein sequence MARSWGCYPRESDVTHPLRQVIHRFKYGRQASLGKPLGRLMAQACQPPWEPASRFDLIIPVPLHPRRLRWRGFNQSVLLGREVGRAWGISIDPFILTRKTETAPQSTLSLRERGPNVRSAFAIAPGRAVARMGVLLVDDIYTSGATLNECTRVLLRAGAGEVRALTLARTVS from the coding sequence ATGGCTCGAAGCTGGGGCTGCTATCCGCGGGAATCGGATGTGACGCACCCACTGCGACAGGTGATCCACCGGTTCAAGTACGGCCGGCAGGCGTCTCTGGGGAAGCCCCTGGGGCGGCTCATGGCGCAGGCGTGCCAGCCGCCGTGGGAACCGGCTTCCAGGTTCGATCTCATCATTCCGGTGCCGTTGCATCCACGGCGGCTGCGCTGGCGCGGCTTCAACCAGTCCGTCCTGTTGGGGCGGGAAGTAGGCCGCGCGTGGGGTATCTCCATCGATCCCTTCATCCTGACGCGAAAGACGGAGACGGCACCACAGAGCACGTTGAGTCTCCGGGAACGCGGGCCGAACGTAAGAAGCGCCTTCGCCATCGCACCAGGCCGTGCCGTCGCGCGGATGGGTGTCTTGCTGGTGGACGACATCTACACCTCCGGAGCCACCCTCAACGAGTGCACACGGGTGCTGTTGCGCGCGGGCGCGGGTGAGGTGCGGGCGCTCACCCTGGCGCGGACGGTTTCCTGA
- a CDS encoding cytochrome P450, translating into MSTNGKTDEPLRPPPSTPRFHQMLHVGAELHVLLHGLLRTYGDFVRWRGFHDVYLVNHPDFIRPVLTRDYRHFSKRTIDYRVLAQVMGNGLVTNDGPHWVQQRKLIQPMFGNHRVNGFDGTINTLTSSLMDEWETRAGGETLRIDREMSRLTFRIVGATLFGSDLKRHGDEIAEILEVANLNPLETRALMTLCSWVPTPHNLKWRRAVRRLDEIVYGLIQARRRRGVGHDDILDHLIHALDESDYEGMDVKQMRDEVVTLMLAGHETSANALAWTLYLLSAHPDVEARLTESLDATLNGAPATADDLPRIPYLKQVVQESMRIYPPVWSYVRRAERQEEFNGCLLPAGAHVVVVPYSLHRHPEFWPDPERFDPGRFDPNASEGRHAFSYLPFAAGPRTCIGAGMAMLETQLVLAQILQRFKVRMVPDHPIETTGKVTLRPRYGILATLNRRPSIRLRKPSAPG; encoded by the coding sequence GTGTCCACGAACGGAAAAACAGACGAACCGCTCAGGCCCCCGCCTTCAACGCCCCGGTTCCACCAGATGCTCCACGTGGGCGCGGAACTGCACGTCCTGTTGCACGGGTTGCTTCGGACGTACGGGGACTTCGTGCGCTGGCGTGGATTCCACGATGTCTACTTGGTCAACCACCCCGATTTCATACGCCCGGTCCTGACACGCGACTACCGGCATTTCTCCAAGCGCACCATCGACTATCGCGTGCTGGCACAGGTCATGGGCAACGGGCTCGTCACCAACGACGGCCCCCACTGGGTTCAACAGCGCAAACTCATTCAGCCCATGTTCGGCAACCACCGCGTCAACGGTTTCGACGGGACCATCAATACGCTCACGTCCTCGTTGATGGATGAGTGGGAAACACGCGCGGGAGGAGAGACTCTGCGAATCGACCGCGAGATGAGCCGGCTGACATTCCGGATCGTCGGCGCAACGCTGTTCGGCAGCGACCTCAAGCGTCACGGCGACGAAATCGCGGAGATCCTCGAAGTAGCCAACCTGAACCCCTTGGAGACCCGCGCGCTGATGACCCTGTGCTCGTGGGTCCCCACGCCCCACAACCTGAAGTGGCGCCGCGCGGTCCGGCGGCTCGACGAAATCGTGTACGGATTGATCCAGGCGCGCCGGCGCCGCGGCGTGGGCCACGACGACATCCTCGACCACCTGATCCACGCGCTCGACGAGAGTGACTACGAGGGAATGGACGTGAAGCAGATGCGCGACGAGGTGGTGACGCTGATGCTGGCCGGCCACGAAACCTCGGCCAACGCCCTGGCCTGGACTCTGTATCTGCTGTCCGCGCATCCCGACGTTGAAGCACGACTGACCGAAAGCCTGGACGCGACCCTGAACGGCGCCCCCGCCACCGCCGACGACCTGCCCCGGATCCCTTATCTGAAACAGGTGGTGCAGGAATCCATGCGCATCTATCCCCCGGTGTGGAGCTATGTGCGGCGGGCGGAGCGACAGGAGGAGTTCAACGGCTGTCTATTGCCCGCCGGTGCCCATGTCGTCGTGGTGCCCTACTCCCTGCACCGGCACCCGGAGTTCTGGCCCGACCCCGAGCGCTTCGACCCCGGCCGCTTCGACCCCAACGCCAGCGAGGGGCGCCATGCCTTCTCCTACCTGCCCTTCGCCGCCGGACCGCGCACCTGCATCGGCGCCGGCATGGCCATGCTCGAAACCCAACTGGTGCTGGCGCAGATCCTCCAGCGCTTCAAGGTCCGGATGGTCCCCGACCACCCCATCGAGACCACGGGCAAGGTCACCCTGAGGCCGCGTTACGGCATTCTGGCCACGTTGAACCGGCGGCCGTCAATTCGACTCAGGAAACCGTCCGCGCCAGGGTGA
- a CDS encoding phosphoribosyltransferase family protein gives MAEYPVEPVSHTEPTTSRKTYIGAQSLLEDSFRLGMQILESGFRPSFIVGIWRGGTPVGIAVQELLDYFGVETDHIAIRTSFYKGIGQTDSRIRVHGMQYIIDNVEADQGLLIVDDVFDTGLSIEAVLAHLKRKSRRNAPVDTRVATVYYKPGNNRTEREPDYYVHETDHWLVFPHELHGLTRDEIIKHKLGVTPFMPRL, from the coding sequence ATGGCCGAGTATCCCGTCGAGCCCGTATCCCACACCGAGCCCACCACCAGCCGGAAGACCTACATCGGCGCCCAGTCGCTGCTCGAGGACTCTTTTCGGCTCGGGATGCAGATCCTGGAGAGCGGCTTCCGGCCGAGCTTCATCGTCGGCATCTGGCGCGGCGGCACGCCGGTGGGCATCGCGGTGCAGGAGCTGCTCGACTACTTCGGCGTCGAGACCGACCACATCGCCATCCGCACCTCCTTCTACAAGGGCATCGGACAGACGGATTCCCGGATCCGCGTCCACGGCATGCAGTACATCATCGACAACGTCGAGGCCGATCAGGGCCTGCTCATCGTCGACGACGTGTTCGATACCGGTCTCAGCATCGAGGCGGTGCTCGCGCATCTCAAGCGCAAGTCCCGCCGCAACGCCCCCGTGGACACCCGCGTGGCCACGGTCTACTACAAGCCGGGCAACAACCGCACCGAGCGCGAACCCGACTACTACGTGCACGAGACCGATCACTGGCTGGTGTTCCCGCACGAGCTTCACGGGTTGACGCGGGACGAGATCATCAAGCACAAGCTCGGCGTCACGCCCTTCATGCCGCGGCTGTGA
- a CDS encoding ABC transporter ATP-binding protein, protein MGTTDHGGRGGYLLEAEEIVKRFGDFTANDRVSLRVRPGEIHALLGENGAGKSTLVKIVYGSLQPTEGRLRWGGEALTVPNPAAARRLGIGMVFQHFSLFDALTVVENIALAMPGPFDRDALAERVARVSEQYGLPLDPTALVADLSVGVRQRIEVVRCLLQEPRLLIMDEPTAVLTPQEARQLFVTLRRLAHEGCAVLYISHRLEEVRELCHHATILRQGRVVADVDPRSETVSSLARLMVGADVQSVNVAARETPGPAALTVKGLSLPADGPFGVPLRDVSLQVRSGEVTAVAGVAGNGQSELFEVLSGERLAPRPESVTIAGQPCGERDITERRRLGAAFVPEERLGHSAVPGFGLSENVLLTRHAANDHLVHTGFVNGGRVRALADRISARFDVRFSRRDQEAGALSGGNLQKFVVGRELDRNPRVLVINQPTWGVDAGAAALIRQALVDRARDGAAVLVISQDLDEIFEIADRITVISRGALSDSYPAHTIDRERIGMLMAGAREAGPGPERDARA, encoded by the coding sequence ATGGGAACCACGGACCACGGCGGCCGCGGCGGCTATCTTCTTGAAGCCGAGGAGATCGTCAAGCGTTTCGGCGACTTCACGGCCAACGACCGGGTGTCGCTGCGTGTGCGTCCGGGCGAGATCCACGCCCTCCTGGGGGAGAACGGGGCGGGCAAGTCGACCCTGGTGAAGATCGTCTACGGCTCGCTCCAGCCCACCGAGGGCCGGCTGCGCTGGGGCGGCGAAGCGCTCACCGTGCCGAACCCGGCGGCGGCGCGCCGTCTCGGCATCGGCATGGTCTTCCAGCACTTCTCGCTCTTCGACGCGCTGACGGTGGTGGAGAACATCGCCCTGGCGATGCCCGGCCCGTTCGATCGGGACGCATTGGCCGAACGTGTCGCGCGCGTGTCCGAGCAGTACGGACTGCCTCTGGATCCCACGGCGCTGGTGGCGGACCTGTCCGTCGGAGTGCGCCAGCGCATCGAGGTGGTGCGCTGCCTGCTCCAGGAGCCGCGACTCCTGATCATGGACGAACCCACCGCGGTCCTGACTCCCCAGGAGGCGCGGCAGCTCTTCGTCACCCTGCGGCGGCTGGCGCACGAGGGTTGCGCGGTGCTCTACATCTCGCATCGGCTGGAAGAGGTGCGGGAGCTTTGTCATCACGCCACCATCCTGCGCCAGGGCAGGGTGGTAGCCGACGTGGACCCGCGGTCCGAAACCGTATCGTCGCTCGCGCGCCTCATGGTCGGGGCGGACGTGCAGTCGGTGAACGTCGCGGCGCGGGAAACGCCCGGGCCGGCGGCTCTCACCGTCAAGGGTCTTTCGCTTCCGGCCGACGGGCCTTTCGGAGTACCGTTGCGCGACGTGTCGCTTCAGGTGCGGAGCGGCGAGGTGACGGCGGTGGCCGGCGTGGCCGGCAACGGCCAGTCGGAGCTGTTCGAGGTGCTGTCCGGAGAACGGCTCGCGCCCAGGCCCGAGTCCGTCACCATCGCCGGACAGCCGTGCGGCGAGCGGGACATCACCGAACGGAGGCGCCTGGGCGCGGCCTTCGTGCCGGAGGAGCGGCTCGGACACAGTGCCGTGCCCGGCTTCGGCCTGTCGGAGAACGTGCTGCTCACCCGCCATGCCGCCAACGACCACTTGGTTCACACCGGCTTCGTCAACGGCGGCCGCGTCCGCGCCCTGGCGGATCGGATCAGCGCGCGCTTCGACGTCCGCTTCAGCCGCCGGGACCAGGAGGCCGGAGCGCTGTCCGGCGGCAATCTTCAGAAGTTCGTGGTCGGGCGCGAACTGGACCGGAACCCCCGGGTGCTGGTGATCAACCAGCCCACCTGGGGCGTGGACGCCGGCGCCGCCGCGCTCATCCGGCAGGCCCTGGTGGATCGGGCCCGGGACGGCGCCGCGGTGCTGGTCATCAGTCAGGATCTCGACGAGATCTTCGAGATCGCCGACCGCATCACGGTCATCTCCCGCGGCGCCCTTTCGGACAGCTACCCGGCGCACACCATCGACCGGGAACGCATCGGCATGCTGATGGCCGGTGCGCGCGAAGCCGGCCCGGGGCCGGAGCGGGACGCACGCGCGTGA
- a CDS encoding ABC transporter permease: MKLVLEKRAERSRTMQVASPLLAVALTMLLGSILFAARGIDPLHAIHVYFISPLTTLWSVEELIVKATPLVLIGAGLAICFRANLWNIGAEGQLIAGALAGASIPILAPQWDSALAIPAMLLLGMLGGMAWAGVPALLRNRFGANEILTSLMLVYVAQYLLDWLVRGPWRDPQGFNFPKSIGFNDWHLLATFGDGRVHLGAVFALIAAALLAVFMARTLMGFEIRVRGEAPRASTFGGFSVPGTTWFCFGISGALAGLAGICEVAGPVGQLQPTISPGYGFTAIIVAFLGRLNPLGAVFGGLVLAICYLGGEAAQVELSISEKMAQVFQGMLLFFILTCDTLVRCRVRVEWTAATPFALSVAKRSRRAHVPSGVAP; encoded by the coding sequence GTGAAGCTGGTGCTGGAGAAGCGCGCGGAGCGCAGCCGGACCATGCAGGTGGCCTCTCCGCTCCTCGCGGTGGCCCTCACCATGCTGCTCGGAAGCATCCTCTTCGCCGCCCGCGGCATCGATCCGCTGCACGCCATCCATGTCTACTTCATCAGTCCCCTGACCACGCTTTGGTCGGTGGAGGAGCTCATCGTCAAGGCCACCCCGCTGGTCCTGATCGGCGCGGGTCTAGCCATCTGCTTTCGCGCCAACCTCTGGAACATCGGCGCGGAAGGCCAGCTCATCGCCGGCGCTCTTGCCGGCGCCTCCATACCCATCCTGGCGCCCCAGTGGGACTCGGCTCTGGCGATCCCCGCCATGCTGCTGCTGGGGATGCTCGGCGGCATGGCGTGGGCGGGGGTCCCCGCGCTCCTGCGCAACCGCTTCGGAGCCAACGAGATCCTCACCAGCCTCATGCTGGTGTACGTGGCGCAGTATCTCCTGGACTGGCTCGTGCGCGGACCGTGGCGCGACCCCCAGGGATTCAACTTCCCCAAGTCCATCGGTTTCAACGACTGGCATCTGCTGGCCACCTTCGGCGACGGGCGGGTGCATCTCGGCGCCGTTTTCGCGCTCATCGCGGCGGCGCTGCTGGCCGTGTTCATGGCGCGCACGCTCATGGGCTTCGAGATCCGGGTAAGGGGAGAGGCCCCGCGCGCCAGCACCTTCGGCGGCTTTTCGGTTCCCGGGACCACTTGGTTCTGCTTCGGCATCTCCGGCGCCCTGGCCGGACTGGCGGGCATCTGCGAGGTCGCCGGTCCCGTCGGCCAACTCCAGCCCACCATCTCGCCGGGCTACGGCTTCACCGCCATCATCGTGGCCTTTCTCGGGCGGCTCAATCCACTGGGCGCGGTTTTCGGCGGACTGGTCCTGGCTATCTGCTACCTTGGCGGCGAGGCCGCCCAGGTAGAGCTGTCCATATCCGAGAAGATGGCGCAGGTGTTCCAGGGCATGCTGTTGTTCTTCATCCTGACCTGCGACACGCTGGTCCGTTGCCGCGTCCGAGTGGAGTGGACGGCCGCAACCCCGTTCGCCCTGAGCGTAGCGAAGCGAAGTCGAAGGGCGCACGTTCCCAGCGGAGTAGCCCCATGA
- a CDS encoding ABC transporter permease — translation MSALEAVLLTIITASTPLLLAAVGELVVERSGVLNLGVEGMMIMGAITGFAAAYTTGSAAIGVAAAVGTGVAMALLFAFLTQTLAANQMATGLALTLFGIGLSGLIGQTFTGLPGVKLGAVHIPGLSDLPLIGPVLFAQDVLVYASIAITAGVAWTFTRTRAGLVIRAVGSNHHSAHALGYDVAGVRYRCIAFGGACAGLAGGYLSLVYTPQWIENMTAGRGWIALALVVFATWTPIRVAVGAYLFGTVWIMGLYAQGIGVTIPSQFLSSLPYLVTIAALLAISGNRILTKVNTPACIGQTFVPDR, via the coding sequence ATGAGCGCCCTGGAAGCGGTCCTTTTGACCATCATCACGGCGTCGACGCCGCTGCTGCTGGCGGCCGTCGGCGAGCTGGTGGTGGAGCGGTCGGGCGTGCTCAACCTCGGGGTCGAGGGCATGATGATCATGGGGGCGATCACCGGCTTCGCGGCCGCGTACACCACCGGTTCAGCCGCGATCGGCGTGGCCGCGGCTGTCGGCACCGGCGTCGCCATGGCGCTCCTCTTCGCCTTCCTGACCCAGACGCTGGCGGCCAACCAGATGGCCACGGGCTTGGCGCTGACGCTGTTCGGCATCGGTCTCTCGGGGCTCATCGGCCAGACCTTCACCGGCCTTCCGGGTGTGAAGCTCGGCGCCGTTCACATTCCGGGGCTGAGCGATCTGCCGCTCATCGGCCCGGTGCTGTTCGCCCAGGACGTTCTCGTGTACGCCTCCATCGCCATCACCGCCGGTGTCGCGTGGACGTTCACCCGGACGCGCGCGGGACTGGTCATCCGCGCCGTCGGCAGCAACCATCATTCGGCCCACGCGCTGGGGTATGACGTGGCCGGGGTTCGCTATCGCTGCATCGCCTTCGGCGGTGCCTGCGCCGGGCTGGCCGGCGGCTACCTGTCCCTGGTCTACACGCCGCAGTGGATCGAGAACATGACCGCCGGGCGCGGCTGGATCGCACTGGCCCTGGTGGTGTTCGCCACCTGGACGCCGATCCGCGTGGCCGTGGGCGCTTATCTGTTCGGCACGGTATGGATCATGGGCCTCTACGCCCAGGGGATCGGCGTCACCATCCCGTCCCAGTTCCTGTCGTCGCTGCCGTACCTGGTCACCATCGCCGCGCTTCTGGCCATCTCGGGCAACCGTATCTTGACGAAAGTGAATACACCTGCTTGTATCGGTCAAACCTTCGTGCCCGACCGTTGA
- a CDS encoding BMP family ABC transporter substrate-binding protein — MRKLIVLAAVLALSLVTASAFGADPLKVGFIYVGPIGDHGWSYQHDQGRLAVEKALGNKVKTLYIEKVAEGPDTERAITRLARQGAGLIFTTSFGFMDPTIKVAKRFPKVMFEHATGFKRAKNVATYSSRFYEGRYVIGQIAARLSKNGVAGYIASFPIPEVVRGINAFMLGAQSVNPDFKIKTVWVNSWFDPGKEADAAKVLIGQGADILTQHTDSTAPMQIAGEKGIKAFGQASDMIKFGPKTQLTSIIDDWNPYYIRRTKAVLDGTWKSTDTWGGMDTGMVGMAPYTNMPADVAAMAKATEEKIRSRKMHVFAGPIHKQDGSLAVAKGKNLDDGTLLGMNWYVKGIDDKLPK, encoded by the coding sequence ATGAGAAAACTCATCGTGCTGGCGGCCGTTCTTGCCCTGTCCCTCGTCACCGCATCCGCGTTCGGGGCAGACCCCTTGAAGGTCGGCTTCATCTACGTCGGCCCCATCGGCGACCACGGCTGGAGCTACCAGCACGACCAGGGCCGGTTGGCCGTCGAGAAGGCCCTGGGCAACAAGGTGAAGACCCTCTACATCGAGAAGGTCGCCGAGGGCCCGGACACCGAGCGCGCCATCACGCGTCTGGCCCGCCAGGGCGCCGGCCTGATCTTCACCACCTCCTTCGGCTTCATGGACCCCACCATCAAGGTGGCCAAGCGTTTCCCGAAGGTCATGTTCGAGCACGCCACCGGTTTCAAGCGCGCCAAGAACGTCGCCACCTACTCGTCGCGCTTCTACGAGGGCCGCTACGTCATCGGCCAGATTGCCGCCAGGCTGTCCAAGAACGGCGTCGCCGGGTACATCGCCTCGTTCCCGATCCCGGAGGTGGTGCGCGGCATCAACGCCTTCATGCTCGGCGCCCAGTCCGTCAACCCCGACTTCAAGATCAAGACCGTGTGGGTGAACTCCTGGTTCGACCCCGGCAAGGAGGCCGACGCCGCCAAGGTGCTCATCGGCCAGGGAGCAGACATCCTCACCCAGCACACCGACTCCACGGCGCCCATGCAGATCGCCGGCGAAAAGGGCATCAAGGCCTTCGGCCAGGCGTCGGACATGATCAAGTTCGGCCCCAAGACCCAGCTCACCTCGATCATCGACGACTGGAACCCCTACTACATCCGGCGCACCAAGGCCGTGCTCGACGGCACCTGGAAGTCCACCGACACCTGGGGCGGCATGGACACCGGCATGGTCGGCATGGCCCCCTACACCAACATGCCCGCCGACGTCGCCGCCATGGCCAAGGCCACCGAGGAGAAGATCCGCTCCCGCAAGATGCACGTCTTCGCCGGCCCCATCCACAAGCAGGACGGCTCCCTGGCCGTCGCCAAGGGCAAGAACCTCGACGACGGCACGCTCCTGGGCATGAACTGGTACGTCAAGGGGATCGACGACAAGCTGCCGAAGTAG
- a CDS encoding type II toxin-antitoxin system Phd/YefM family antitoxin: MDNTWQVQDAKARFSEMLETALVNGPQIVTKRGVEAAVLVPIEEWRRLQRNTRPSLKDVLLAPEARTETLTPPRRRMRRRPAQRFD; the protein is encoded by the coding sequence ATGGACAACACTTGGCAAGTGCAAGACGCAAAAGCACGTTTCAGCGAAATGCTTGAAACCGCTCTGGTCAATGGGCCGCAAATTGTTACCAAGCGTGGCGTGGAGGCCGCTGTGTTGGTCCCCATCGAGGAGTGGCGCCGGCTCCAAAGGAATACCCGGCCGAGCCTCAAGGATGTGCTGCTGGCACCGGAGGCTCGTACGGAGACTCTCACGCCCCCACGACGGAGAATGCGACGGCGTCCAGCGCAGAGATTCGACTAG